The DNA sequence CCCCAAAACCCAGTCGGGGAAGGTCATCCGCCGCGCCATCTCCTCGATTTACCAGGGCGAAGAACTCGGCGATATGTCGAGTATCGAGAACCCCGCCGCGCTCGACGAACTCAAAAACGCATCCTGAGGCTGTCAAGCGTCGTCAACGCCACGTTCTGGCGTCGACAGTCCGTTTTCGTTCGTGTTCGTTCCTATCGGTTCGGGAGAGAAACAGAGAGGACAGCGGCAGGGCCGCAGAGCCGAGGCACGTGGTCAGGTGGTCAGTCCGAGCGTTCCGCGTAGGGGGTGACGCCGGCGGCTTCCATGCGTTCGTGGAAGCGTTTGCGCCGGGCTTTCCGCTCTTCGTCAGACATCCGGTCGTTCGTCCAGATCTTGCCGCTCGTGTCCTGGTGGACCTCGCAGCTGTCGATCTCTTCGAGCGATTCGACGCGCTCGCAGATTTCGTCGTTGATGTCGAGGAAGTACGTACAGCGCTGGGAGGTCAAGAGGAGCGTAATCTCGGCGTCGCGCCCGTCGACCTCGATGGACTCGATGAGCCCGAGGTCGATGATGTTAATCGGGTGCTCGCTCATACAGCTACAGGGGTCGAGCACCTTGCCCAGTTGCGCTTTGATCTTCGACTTGCGCTCGTCGTCGAACTCCGTGTCCGGCGTGACGTGCGTGGCGGGTTCCGTCCGCGCGTACGGATCTGTGTGTGCAGACATGGGTGATTAGTCGTCGGAGGCGAGGGCCGACTCGGCCTCGTACGTCGACCACGGCGCGGCCGGGTACTCGCCACTTTCCTCGCGCTCGGTCTTGAGCTGGTCCCACTTGTCGCCCTCGATGTCTTTCTTGATCTGTTCGGGGTCCTTGTCGAGGAGTCGAAGCGCGTTCTTGCCGAGGATTTTCTCCTTGTCCTCCTGGGTGACTTCGGGGTAGTCGTAGTCCTCGATGAGGTCTTCGGGCATCTCGAAGTTCCAGATGCCCTCGATGGGTGGCTGAGGGTGCAGCGCCGTCGCCCCACCGGCGTAGACGATGCGGTCGGGGCCGGCCCAGTAGAGCATCTCACCGAGTGCCTTCGCGAACTTCCGCGGGCGGGTGTTGACGAGACACGCCGTGTTCTCGAGGTTCGCGTAGACGTTGTCGTGGCTCGCCATCGCGAGCACAGTCTCCTCGACGAACGAGAAGCCGGCGTGGATGATCTCGAAGTTGACGTCGGGGAAGGAGTTGGCCGCGTCCTCGACGTCGCCCGGCTTGAAGTAGCGGACGGGAGCCGTCGCGAACGGGATGAACTTGTGGATGGCCAGCGTGTCGACCTCGGAGTCGGCGACGCGCTGGAGGAGGGGCCAGACGGCGTCTTCTGTTAACTGGAGCGAGAGGTCGTTGCCGTTCTGGTAGCGCGCCGGGTAGAACTTGATACCCTCCACACCCTCTTTCGCGGCGAACTCCTCGATCTGGTCGCCCGCGTCGTCCTCCAGCGGGTTGACGTCGACGTACATCGACACACGATTCTGGTTCTGCTCCATGAACTCGAAGCCCTTCTCGCGGGAGACGTAGCCGTCGTGGAAGTAGTCGTCGAGCGGCAGGGAGTGGTACACCGAGTAGTCGATCTGACTCTCCAAGAAGAGCAGTCGCGCGAGTTCCTCGGGCTGGTGGTCGCGGTAGAAGACCTCCTCCGACGGGATGTAGCCGTCGGGGAGGAGCTTCGCGCCGAGTTCGTACGTCTCGTCGTCCCATATCTGCGCGTGGGGGTGCTTGTGATTCTCCGGCGTGTGGTTGAAGCAGTGTGACACGGAGTCCACTACAAGTGAGCCACTGTCTAACATCTCGTTGTGTTGATTTTCCACACCCATTATTAAACATTGGGGTTGGCGTGTGACGAGCGAAGGGCGCGTGCGGTGAGGGAGCGAGTCGACGGCCGGAGCGGGCCAGTCGCCGGGCTTCTGCGTGGTTCGCGTATCGAGAAACACTTAATTGAGAGGCAGTAGCACGGTAGCGTAGACATGTCCGAGCGACTGCAAGGGAAGACAGCACTGGTCACTGGTGGGTCGTCGGGGAACGGCCGCGCGATCGCCCGACGGTTCGCCGAGGAGGGTGCGAGCGTCACCGTCGCCGACGTCCGCGAGGACCCGCGGATGGGTGGAGAACCGACACACGACCTCATCGAGAGCGAGGGTGGGGACGCACAGTTCGTCGAGTGCGACGTGAGTTCCGTCGCGGACCTGCGTGAGGCCGTCGACGCGACCGTCGCGGCGTTCGGCTCGCTCGACGTGATGGTGAACAACGCGGGCGTCGAGCGACAACTCCCGCTGGACGACGTGACTGAGGAGGACTACGAGTGGCTGATGGACATCAACCTCAAGGGCGTCTACTTCGGGAGTCAGGCCGCCGTCGAGGTGATGCGCGAGCAAGAACAGGGAGGAAGCATCATCAACATGTCCTCCATCGGAGGGATTCGCGGGCTGGAGAACTCCTCGCTGTACTGTACCTCGAAGGGAGGAGTGACGAACCTCACCCGACAGTTAGCGGTCGAACACGGGGAGGCGGGCGTCCGGGTCAACGCGCTCAACCCCGGCTTCATCGAGACGGCGATGACGATGGAAGACGGCGAGACAGCAGGGGGAATCCTCGAACAGACGCCGCTCGGTCGCGCCGGACAGCCCGACGAAGTCGCCGACGCGGCGCTGTTTCTCGCGAGCGACGAGTCGTCGTTCGTCACCGGTCACAACCTCGTGATGGACGGCGGCTTCACCGCGTAAGGGCCCGGCCCGAACGTGTCGTGAGCAACGTTTATCATTTTGTGCGCGCGAGGTGGTGGTGTGATGCTCCACGCAGAGGGCCCCCTCTTGACGGTCGACGTCGGCGACCGCACCACCGAGACGACCGACATCGGAGACGTCCACGAGACGTTCATCGGCGGCCGTGGCGTCGCCACGCGTCTCGCTCACGAGCGCGTCCCGTTCGACGTCGACCCGCTTGGCGAAGAGAACCGGCTGTACTTCACCACAGGACCGATGCAGGCGTCGAACATGTCCTTCACCGGACGCATGAACTGTACGAGCGTCTCGCCGCTGACCGGCGGACTGCTCTCGTCGAACGCCGGTGGGTTCATGTCGCGCAACTTCGCCGCGACGGGCTACGGTGCCTTCGAACTCGTCGGGGCGAGCGACGACCTCCTCGTCGTCCACGTCACCGACGACGGCGTCGAGTTCGAATCGGTCCCCGACCTCGCGGGCGCGACGGTTCCCGCGACCGTCGAGTACATCGAAGACGAACACGGTCTCGAACACGAACACGTCGCCTGCATCGGGCCGGGCGGCGAGAACGAAGTGCGCTTCGCCTCCATTATGACCTCCGAGTCGAGAGCGTTCGGTCGAGGTGGGCTCGGGGCCGTGCTCGGCGCGAAGGGCGTGAAGGCGATTACGTTCGACGGCGATTCGAGTCCGGACATCGAGATCCCGGCGATACAGATGGACGTTCACCGGGATGCGGCGACCGCCGACCACATCATGAAGCGACAGGGGACGACCTCCGTCACCGACCTCGCCAACGAGGTCTCCGCGCTCCCCACGCGCTACTTCTCTGAGCTCCAGTTCGAGGGCGTCGAGGGAATCAACGGCGACAGAGTCGAGGAGAAGAAGTTCAAGAAGGCGACCTGTTCGGCGTGTGCGTTCGCCTGCAAGCTCCCCACGAAGGACGAGGAACAAGGCGTCGAAACCGAAGGCCCGGAGTTCGAGACGGTGATGTCGTTCGGGTCGAACGCGGGCGTCGACGACATCGTCGACGTGATGCAGTCGAACGAGTTGTGTGATAGATACGGGCTCGACAGCATCTCCTGTGGCAACGTCGTCTCGGCGTACCTCGAGAGCGAGGACGCCTTCGGCGACACCGAGTTGATATTCGAGACGGTCGAGAAAATCGCTCACCGCGAGGGCGTCGGCGACCTCCTCGCGGAAGGCATCGACCGCTTCCACGACGAGTTGGGGGTCGAAAACTGGACGGTCAAGGGGCTCGACTTCGCCGCCCACGACGGTCGGACGCTGAACGGGCAGGGCCTGTCGTACGCGACGGCCACGCGCGGGGCGGACCACATGTTCACCACGATGTACGCCTGGGAGTACCCCCTCGTCGACAAGGACGAGGCGTACAACCCCACCGGTCTCGAGGGGAAGCCCGAGATGGTCATCGAGCAGGAGAACGCCCGGGCGCTGGAGGACTGCGGCATCGTCTGTCGCTTCTCGCGGAGTTTCATGACGCCCGAACGCTTCGAGGGCCTGTTCGGAGCCGACTACGCGGACCTCCTCGCGGTGGGGTCGAGAGTCGTCGACCTCGAACGCCACTTCAACAACCAGCGTGGCATCGACCGGAGTGACGACGCGCTCCCGTACTCGCTGCCGGACTTCGAGGCGGCCCTCGACGAGTACTACGAGCGTCGGGGCTGGACCGCGGAGGGGACCGTGCCGAGCAGTCGGGTCGACGCGTCGATTAGCGCGGACTGACCGGCTTCTCTACGTTCTCGGGCGTTTCGTGTTTCGAGGTCAGTGCACTACCGTCGTCGGGCACTCGGCGCGACGGACGACCTGTTCGGCGACACTGCCGAGGAGGACGCGCGCGACGCCCGTCCGTCCGTGGCTTCCCATCACGATCTGGTCGACGTCGTGTTCGTCCGCGCAGTCGAGAATCTCTCCCGCAGGCTTCCCATCTCTGGTGACTGTCGTGACGGAGACGTCGTGTTCGTCCGTGCGTTCTTTCGCCTCGGCGAACAGTTCCTCGGCGTCTTCGGTCGCCTTCTGATACCAGCCTTCGAGCCGTCCGCGGCCGCCGCGGCTGGGGTCGGTGAGAGACTCGCTGTAATCGATGACGTGGACGAGGACGAACTCGTCCTCGTCGTGGACCGAAAGAGCGTACTCGAGCGCGTTCTGTGCCTGTGGCGAATCGTCTAGTGCGACCAGTGTGCGTCCCATATCGAGCGGTACGCTACCAGGGAGCATGAAAGTGGGGGTCCGACGGCGGACGGAGACGGAGAGAAACCGAAGAGCGGAGTCGAGCCGCGCTACTTCACGACGTCGATCTTCGCGCGGTCGATAGAGAGCGCCACCGCGGCGACGACCACGAGCCCCAGGATGATCTCCTGGACGAACGAGTCGGTGCCGAGCAGGTTCATCCCGTTGTTCAGGACCGCGATGACGAGCACGCCCAGAATGGTCCGGTGGGGCCCGCCGACGCCGCCGGTCAGCGCCGTCCCACCCATGACGATGGCGGCGATGCTGGGCAGGAGGAGCCCGCTCCCGATGTTCGGCGAGGCCGACGAGATGCGCAGCGTCAAGAGGACGCCGGCGATGCCACAGAGCAGCCCCGACAGCACGAAGGGGTAGATTTTGTAGCGGTCGACCTTCGCGCCGGCCAGCTCGACGACGCGCTCGTTCTCGCCCAGCGCGAAGCAGTACCGGCCGAACTTCGTTCGGAAGGCCAGGACGATGGTACCCACGTAGATGAGCAGTCCCCAGAGCACCAGGTTGGGGATGCCGAAGACGTCCCCGGTCGAGATGGTGCGGATGGCGGGATTCCGGAAGGTGATGGTCGAGCCACCGGTGATGATCTTCCCGACCCCGGCCATCACCGAGAGCGTCCCGAGCGTGACCAGGAACGAGGGCACCTTGAGCTTCGTGAAGACGAGGCCGTTGAACAGGCCGGCGAGCATCCCGACGCCGATGGCGAGCGGGATGGCGAGCAAGCCCAGGCCGAACTGCGAGATCAGGACGACAGTCACGACGCCCGTCAAGAGCACGACCGACTCGACCGAGAGGTCGATGCTCTGCTGGAGGATGGGGAAGGTCCCCGCCAGCGCCACCAACAGCAGCGTGACGGCGTTCTTC is a window from the Salinigranum halophilum genome containing:
- a CDS encoding SDR family NAD(P)-dependent oxidoreductase — protein: MSERLQGKTALVTGGSSGNGRAIARRFAEEGASVTVADVREDPRMGGEPTHDLIESEGGDAQFVECDVSSVADLREAVDATVAAFGSLDVMVNNAGVERQLPLDDVTEEDYEWLMDINLKGVYFGSQAAVEVMREQEQGGSIINMSSIGGIRGLENSSLYCTSKGGVTNLTRQLAVEHGEAGVRVNALNPGFIETAMTMEDGETAGGILEQTPLGRAGQPDEVADAALFLASDESSFVTGHNLVMDGGFTA
- a CDS encoding metal-sulfur cluster assembly factor encodes the protein MSAHTDPYARTEPATHVTPDTEFDDERKSKIKAQLGKVLDPCSCMSEHPINIIDLGLIESIEVDGRDAEITLLLTSQRCTYFLDINDEICERVESLEEIDSCEVHQDTSGKIWTNDRMSDEERKARRKRFHERMEAAGVTPYAERSD
- a CDS encoding amidohydrolase family protein gives rise to the protein MSHCFNHTPENHKHPHAQIWDDETYELGAKLLPDGYIPSEEVFYRDHQPEELARLLFLESQIDYSVYHSLPLDDYFHDGYVSREKGFEFMEQNQNRVSMYVDVNPLEDDAGDQIEEFAAKEGVEGIKFYPARYQNGNDLSLQLTEDAVWPLLQRVADSEVDTLAIHKFIPFATAPVRYFKPGDVEDAANSFPDVNFEIIHAGFSFVEETVLAMASHDNVYANLENTACLVNTRPRKFAKALGEMLYWAGPDRIVYAGGATALHPQPPIEGIWNFEMPEDLIEDYDYPEVTQEDKEKILGKNALRLLDKDPEQIKKDIEGDKWDQLKTEREESGEYPAAPWSTYEAESALASDD
- a CDS encoding aldehyde ferredoxin oxidoreductase family protein, which translates into the protein MLHAEGPLLTVDVGDRTTETTDIGDVHETFIGGRGVATRLAHERVPFDVDPLGEENRLYFTTGPMQASNMSFTGRMNCTSVSPLTGGLLSSNAGGFMSRNFAATGYGAFELVGASDDLLVVHVTDDGVEFESVPDLAGATVPATVEYIEDEHGLEHEHVACIGPGGENEVRFASIMTSESRAFGRGGLGAVLGAKGVKAITFDGDSSPDIEIPAIQMDVHRDAATADHIMKRQGTTSVTDLANEVSALPTRYFSELQFEGVEGINGDRVEEKKFKKATCSACAFACKLPTKDEEQGVETEGPEFETVMSFGSNAGVDDIVDVMQSNELCDRYGLDSISCGNVVSAYLESEDAFGDTELIFETVEKIAHREGVGDLLAEGIDRFHDELGVENWTVKGLDFAAHDGRTLNGQGLSYATATRGADHMFTTMYAWEYPLVDKDEAYNPTGLEGKPEMVIEQENARALEDCGIVCRFSRSFMTPERFEGLFGADYADLLAVGSRVVDLERHFNNQRGIDRSDDALPYSLPDFEAALDEYYERRGWTAEGTVPSSRVDASISAD
- a CDS encoding ABC transporter permease, with the protein product MLFGLILFFTFTTERFFTEGNLLDNVAKNAVTLLLVALAGTFPILQQSIDLSVESVVLLTGVVTVVLISQFGLGLLAIPLAIGVGMLAGLFNGLVFTKLKVPSFLVTLGTLSVMAGVGKIITGGSTITFRNPAIRTISTGDVFGIPNLVLWGLLIYVGTIVLAFRTKFGRYCFALGENERVVELAGAKVDRYKIYPFVLSGLLCGIAGVLLTLRISSASPNIGSGLLLPSIAAIVMGGTALTGGVGGPHRTILGVLVIAVLNNGMNLLGTDSFVQEIILGLVVVAAVALSIDRAKIDVVK
- a CDS encoding universal stress protein, whose translation is MGRTLVALDDSPQAQNALEYALSVHDEDEFVLVHVIDYSESLTDPSRGGRGRLEGWYQKATEDAEELFAEAKERTDEHDVSVTTVTRDGKPAGEILDCADEHDVDQIVMGSHGRTGVARVLLGSVAEQVVRRAECPTTVVH